TTTACCTTCATTTCAAAAAGTCTCACACAGACTGACATGTAAAGTCAGAAGTGTACATTTGAAAAGAGCTGAAATGTTCCCAGTCTGGCAGCAGCGTCTCTGTCCCTGCAGGTCCCGCCGTGGCCGTTCCGTCCCCGTCCAGtccgtctgaagctgctctgaagaCGGAGGACGCCGCTCCGTCACCATGTCCAAGACCAAGAGCTCCGAGACGGTCAAGGTGGTGGTCCGCTGCCGGCCCATGAACGAGAAGGAGCGGGCCGCCAAGTTCGAGCGGGTGGTCTCCGTCGACGTCAAGCTGGGTCAGATCATCGTGAGGAACCCCCGCGAGTCATCGGCCAACGAAGTCGGCAAGCTCTTCACGTTCGACTCGGTCTACGACTGGAACTCGAAACAACTCGACCTGTACGACGAGACCTTCCGGCCCCTCGTGGACTCCGTCCTGCTCGGCTTCAACGGGACCATTTTCGCCTACGGCCAGACGGGCACGGGGAAGACCTACACCATGGAGGGCGTGAGGAACGACCccgagaggagaggagtgatCCCCAACTCCTTCGAGCACATCTTCACGCACATCTCCCGCTCGCAGAACCAGCAGTACCTGGTGAGAGCATCGTACCTGGAGATCTACCAGGAGGAGATCCGGGACCTGCTCTCCAAGGACCAGCAGCACCGCCTGGAGCTCCGGGAGCGGCCCGACACCGGCGTCTACGTCAAAGACCTGTCCTCGTTCGTCACCAAGAGCGTGCGGGAGATCGAGAACGTGATGAACGTGGGCAACCAGAACCGCTCGGTGGGCGCCACCAACATGAACGAGCACAGCTCGCGGTCTCACGCCATCTTCGTCATCACGGTGGAGTGCAGCGAGCTGGGCGTGGACGGAGAGAACCACATCCGCGTTGGAAAGCTCAACCTGGTGGATCTGGCCGGCAGCGAACGGCAGACCAAGACCGGCGCCCAGGGGGAGCGGCTGAAGGAAGCCACGAAGATCAACCTGTCGCTGTCCGCTCTGGGGAACGTCATCTCGGCGCTGGTGGACGGCCGGAGCAGCCACATCCCGTACCGGGACTCCAAGCTCACCCGCCTGCTGCAGGACTCCCTGGGAGGCAACGCTCGCACCGTCATGGTCGCCAACATCGGACCGGCGTCTTACAACGTGGAGGAGACGCTGACAACGCTGCGCTACTCCAACAGAGCCAAGAACATCAAGAACAAGCCGCGGATCAACGAGGACCCCAAAGACGCCCTGCTCAGGGAGTTCCAGGAGGAGATCGCCcggctgaaggagcagctgcagaaacgctccggaaagaggaggaggaggctgaggaggagggcCGGAGAGGGGGGCGCCGACGACGACGCAGAAGGAGGAGACacggaggacgaggacgacgacggAGACGACAAGGGGGACTActggagagagcagcaggagaagctggagcggGAGAGGAAGGCCATCATGGACGACCACAGCCTGGTGGCCGAGGACAAGGCCCGACTGctgagggagaaggagaggaagatggaggacctgaggaaggagagggaggctgGAGAGCTGCTCGCTGCCAAAGTCAAGGTAAGCCAGGTTCCACAGCCAGAGGAGGGACGTGTGGAagtcctttttgtttgtttgatggcTGTTTGATGGCCTCTTTTCTCAGACCGGTCAGACTCTCCTGCCTTTTTCTCCTCACGGACCTAAAGTTTGTATTTTCCTTCATCAAGGCGATGGAGAGTAAGCTTCTCGTAGGGGGGAAGAACATCGTGGATCACACCAACGAACAGCAGAAGATGcttgagctgaagaggaaagaaatCGCTGAACAGGTGAAACACTTGACTTTCACCAGTTAACATGTGTCTTTAACCAAATCATCCGCCCGGTCTCCAGAGCAGGCTGCACAGCGTTCCCTGTTGCCTCCAGTCTCACTCGTCCTcgtgtgtgttgtgcagaaaCGACGGGAGCGGgagatgcagcagcagatggagagTCGAGACGAAGAGACGCTGGAGCTGAAGGAGACCTACAGCTCCCTGCAGCAGGAGGTCGACATCAAAACCAAGAAGCTGAAGAAGGTGAAGCTCCGGAACATCTGCTCGTTGTTTTCAACTCACTCCCAGTTGGTTGGAGAGAAAAGTCACGTGCACACATGCAGATGTTTATTTTGTCCCCTGCCTTCACATCAGGACACGTTTTGTCCCCTACACATTATGTAGAAGTAGCGCAGTAAACCCTTCTTGGTGAATAAGTTGAATTCCTGAATATGAACTatagttgaattaaaaaaacaaaaaaaaacaaaaaagtactTCCTGTCTGATACTGGAATATCAGTGATGATAACTGGTCACAGTGGAGGAAACGACCActggaggaacatgcaaactctgcacagctCAGCCCTCCATAATCACTGCATTGGTCTCACGTTCTGGATACATAAAAATACACTGAGAGCTCCAGTAAACAGAAGACTTGTCTCTGTTAGGGAAGTGAGCGGTTCTCCAGTGCAGTTTGAAGTCAGTGGAGAAAGTGCTGTGGATCTATTTCTGTCCTCTCAGATGAACTGTGAGACTTtgtagctgctgctgttggtgacgggccgctcctctctgtcctccagctgtttgccaa
The DNA window shown above is from Salarias fasciatus chromosome 20, fSalaFa1.1, whole genome shotgun sequence and carries:
- the kif3b gene encoding kinesin-like protein KIF3B codes for the protein MSKTKSSETVKVVVRCRPMNEKERAAKFERVVSVDVKLGQIIVRNPRESSANEVGKLFTFDSVYDWNSKQLDLYDETFRPLVDSVLLGFNGTIFAYGQTGTGKTYTMEGVRNDPERRGVIPNSFEHIFTHISRSQNQQYLVRASYLEIYQEEIRDLLSKDQQHRLELRERPDTGVYVKDLSSFVTKSVREIENVMNVGNQNRSVGATNMNEHSSRSHAIFVITVECSELGVDGENHIRVGKLNLVDLAGSERQTKTGAQGERLKEATKINLSLSALGNVISALVDGRSSHIPYRDSKLTRLLQDSLGGNARTVMVANIGPASYNVEETLTTLRYSNRAKNIKNKPRINEDPKDALLREFQEEIARLKEQLQKRSGKRRRRLRRRAGEGGADDDAEGGDTEDEDDDGDDKGDYWREQQEKLERERKAIMDDHSLVAEDKARLLREKERKMEDLRKEREAGELLAAKVKAMESKLLVGGKNIVDHTNEQQKMLELKRKEIAEQKRREREMQQQMESRDEETLELKETYSSLQQEVDIKTKKLKKLFAKLQAVKAEISDLQEAHINERQDLEQSQNELTRDLKLKHLIIENFIPSEEKNKIVNRAFLDEEDEHWKTKPITRMEDDHQMRTRPLSAVGYSRPLSHYARMAMMMRADSRYKAENILMLDMDLPARTTEDYQEPVIAPKLAAALEDALRDEDEILIDASCLHAGPGPTPPATAGGSLKKPKSGRPRTGKKSSTPTSPFSPSSPGSPLYPKARGLVPK